In Labilibaculum sp. DW002, one DNA window encodes the following:
- the cdaA gene encoding diadenylate cyclase CdaA: MTTAFITLGLFDILDILLVAFLLYQVYMLTRGTVAINIFVGLFLFYLIWLFVTALNMELLSNILGKFIGVGVIALLIVFQQEVRRFLLLVGSRYNISQKFTLDNWFSFEEVGVKEEEVVSIVAACENMSNTKTGALIVITKRTDLFSFAETGQILKARISSSLLESIFFKNSPLHDGALIIANNRIVAARCILPVTDSSNIPGSLGLRHRAAIGMSQATDSHVIIVSEETGNISYIMGGKIKVRITTAELRTFLEGDFSGFIV; this comes from the coding sequence ATGACTACAGCGTTTATAACTCTTGGACTGTTTGATATACTTGATATTCTTTTGGTAGCCTTTCTGCTATATCAGGTTTACATGCTAACAAGAGGAACTGTGGCTATCAATATTTTTGTTGGACTATTCCTTTTCTATTTGATTTGGTTGTTTGTAACGGCCTTGAATATGGAACTCTTAAGTAACATTCTTGGAAAATTTATTGGCGTTGGGGTAATTGCATTACTAATTGTGTTTCAGCAAGAGGTTAGACGCTTTCTATTATTGGTTGGTTCCAGATATAATATCAGTCAAAAATTTACTTTAGATAATTGGTTTTCTTTCGAAGAAGTTGGTGTAAAAGAGGAAGAGGTTGTATCAATTGTTGCAGCTTGCGAGAACATGTCTAACACAAAAACGGGAGCATTAATTGTAATCACTAAACGTACTGATTTATTTAGTTTTGCAGAAACAGGGCAAATCCTTAAGGCTCGAATCTCATCAAGTTTATTAGAGTCCATCTTTTTTAAAAATTCTCCTTTGCATGATGGTGCTTTAATTATAGCAAACAATAGAATTGTTGCGGCTCGTTGTATATTACCAGTAACAGATAGTAGTAACATACCTGGAAGTTTAGGCTTACGACATCGTGCTGCGATCGGCATGAGTCAAGCTACCGATTCTCATGTGATAATCGTTTCTGAAGAGACAGGAAATATTTCCTATATAATGGGAGGTAAGATTAAAGTTAGAATAACAACCGCTGAATTGCGAACATTTTTAGAAGGAGATTTTTCAGGTTTTATTGTTTAA
- the folP gene encoding dihydropteroate synthase produces MQNYKTNSFNSDNLSIKCGDKLINFDKPLVMGILNLTPDSFFDGGQYINTDSILKRAKQIVSEGADIIDLGAYSTRPGAVLVQPKEELARMIPAVECIRKEFPEATLSIDTFRADIAAEIVNQFGACIVNDISGGTMDNQMFATIAELQVPYIMMHIKGTPQTMQNNPTYENLMREMIDFFRVRIEKLNKYGVKDVILDPGFGFGKTLDHNYEILGKLPEFKDLDLPLLIGLSRKSMIYRFLGGDPTTSLNGTTALNMMALDGGAHILRVHDVKEAVECVSLHTKIKASLK; encoded by the coding sequence ATGCAAAATTACAAAACTAATTCTTTTAACAGCGATAATCTGTCCATTAAGTGCGGTGATAAATTAATTAATTTTGATAAGCCTTTGGTTATGGGGATTTTGAATTTAACGCCAGATTCATTTTTCGATGGAGGACAATATATTAATACTGACTCTATTTTAAAACGTGCCAAACAAATTGTATCAGAAGGTGCAGATATTATTGATCTGGGTGCTTATTCGACTCGCCCAGGAGCGGTATTGGTTCAACCAAAAGAGGAATTAGCCAGAATGATTCCTGCTGTTGAATGTATTCGTAAAGAGTTTCCTGAGGCAACATTATCAATTGATACATTTAGAGCTGATATAGCAGCTGAGATAGTGAATCAGTTTGGAGCTTGTATTGTTAATGATATATCTGGAGGCACGATGGATAATCAAATGTTTGCTACCATAGCTGAACTTCAGGTGCCATACATCATGATGCATATTAAAGGAACGCCTCAAACCATGCAAAACAATCCTACTTATGAAAATTTAATGCGAGAAATGATTGATTTCTTTCGAGTGAGAATTGAAAAATTGAATAAATATGGAGTGAAAGATGTAATTCTTGATCCTGGTTTTGGCTTTGGAAAAACATTAGATCACAATTATGAAATATTGGGCAAACTACCAGAATTTAAAGATTTAGATTTGCCATTGTTGATTGGTTTATCCAGAAAGTCAATGATTTATAGGTTTTTAGGAGGAGATCCTACAACAAGCTTGAATGGAACAACAGCTTTAAATATGATGGCTTTGGATGGTGGAGCGCACATTCTGCGTGTGCACGATGTAAAAGAAGCTGTTGAGTGTGTAAGCTTGCATACTAAGATCAAAGCATCATTAAAGTAA
- a CDS encoding DUF1599 domain-containing protein, which yields MNKTEQQYNTIIKICTDIFTKKMHDYGTAWRILRPSSITDQIYIKAQRIRSLETKGVSKIEDNIRDEFIGIVNYAIMGIVQLELGPSEEELNSEKALELYLKYFTEAKELMEAKNHDYDEAWRSMRVSSYTDLILMKINRTKQIEDLQGKTLISEGIDANYFDMINYSVFGLIKIEFENAQ from the coding sequence ATGAATAAAACAGAACAACAGTACAATACGATTATTAAGATCTGTACAGATATCTTCACTAAAAAAATGCATGATTACGGAACCGCTTGGAGAATTCTTCGTCCAAGTTCCATAACCGATCAAATATACATCAAAGCTCAACGAATCCGAAGTCTTGAAACCAAAGGCGTTAGTAAAATTGAAGATAATATTCGCGACGAATTTATCGGAATTGTGAACTATGCCATAATGGGAATAGTACAATTGGAACTAGGGCCTTCTGAAGAAGAACTTAATTCTGAGAAAGCTTTAGAACTATATCTTAAATATTTTACTGAAGCAAAAGAATTAATGGAAGCCAAAAATCATGATTACGATGAAGCTTGGCGTAGCATGCGAGTTAGTTCGTACACAGACTTAATTCTGATGAAAATTAACAGAACTAAGCAAATTGAAGATTTACAGGGAAAAACATTAATATCTGAAGGAATTGATGCCAATTACTTTGATATGATTAATTATTCTGTTTTTGGTCTTATTAAAATTGAATTCGAAAAC
- a CDS encoding TIGR01777 family oxidoreductase translates to MKIGITGSSGLVGSQLSERLKKEFHADILKIPRSYLYGEVQSLSEYIGDCDVIINLAGASIVCRWTSKNMKRIYDSRVLTTRNLTSAIALMDKKPKLVISTSAVGIYDSIHTHDEWSTHYSNDFLGNLCLDWEKPVIEKLAKDVRTIIFRLGIILSGHGGVLARSLPIFRIGLGGKLGDGKQAFPFIHIDDLINAYVYAISNTKILGVYNLVAPQLTSNFDYTKELGNTVNRPTIFGVPSAVLRFLFKNGANVFLSGQKVLPQRLLNTGFRFKYPKLIQAISSIVNYSSRKS, encoded by the coding sequence ATGAAAATAGGAATAACTGGAAGTTCTGGATTAGTTGGTTCGCAGTTGAGTGAAAGGCTAAAGAAGGAGTTTCATGCGGATATTCTTAAGATTCCTCGTTCTTATTTATACGGTGAAGTTCAATCTTTGTCGGAATACATTGGCGATTGTGATGTGATCATTAATCTTGCAGGTGCCTCTATTGTTTGTCGCTGGACAAGCAAAAATATGAAAAGGATTTATGATAGTCGAGTGCTTACAACGCGAAATCTTACAAGTGCAATAGCTTTGATGGATAAAAAGCCCAAACTAGTAATTTCAACTTCTGCTGTGGGTATATACGATTCCATTCACACTCATGATGAATGGAGTACACATTATTCAAATGATTTTTTAGGCAATTTGTGTTTAGATTGGGAGAAGCCTGTTATTGAAAAATTGGCAAAAGATGTTAGGACAATTATTTTTAGATTAGGGATTATTCTAAGTGGACATGGGGGAGTGCTTGCTCGTAGCTTACCTATATTTCGAATAGGACTTGGAGGGAAACTTGGTGATGGCAAACAAGCTTTTCCTTTTATCCATATTGATGATTTGATAAATGCCTATGTCTATGCAATATCTAATACTAAAATACTTGGAGTTTATAATCTCGTTGCTCCTCAATTAACATCAAATTTTGATTACACAAAAGAGCTTGGAAATACAGTAAATAGACCAACCATTTTTGGGGTTCCATCAGCGGTTCTTCGCTTTTTATTTAAAAATGGAGCAAACGTATTTCTTTCTGGACAAAAGGTTTTGCCTCAACGCCTTTTAAATACAGGCTTTCGCTTCAAATATCCCAAGTTAATTCAAGCAATTTCTTCAATTGTGAATTACTCATCCAGAAAATCTTAG